A stretch of the Massilia varians genome encodes the following:
- a CDS encoding adenylyltransferase/cytidyltransferase family protein, translated as MPAFENKICTRADLAQRIAQLPKPVVLTNGVFDILHRGHVTYLAQARELGASLVVAANTDASVKRLGKGDDRPHNTLADRMAVLAALESVSLVVEFDEDTALEVVLESRPDIYAKGGDYDMTAIPEGQAVLAYGGRAVAIDFEHDRSTTKLVAKIRG; from the coding sequence ATGCCTGCATTCGAAAACAAGATCTGCACGCGCGCCGACCTGGCGCAGCGTATCGCCCAGTTGCCCAAGCCGGTGGTGCTGACCAACGGCGTGTTCGACATCCTGCACCGCGGCCACGTGACCTACCTGGCGCAGGCGCGCGAACTGGGCGCCTCGCTGGTGGTGGCGGCCAACACCGACGCCTCGGTGAAACGCCTCGGCAAGGGCGACGACCGCCCGCACAACACCCTGGCGGACCGCATGGCGGTGCTGGCGGCGCTGGAGTCGGTGAGCCTGGTGGTGGAGTTCGACGAGGACACCGCGCTCGAGGTGGTGCTGGAAAGCCGCCCCGACATCTACGCCAAGGGCGGCGACTACGACATGACGGCCATCCCGGAAGGGCAGGCGGTGCTGGCCTATGGCGGGCGCGCGGTGGCGATCGATTTCGAGCACGACCGCTCGACGACCAAGCTGGTGGCCAAGATCAGGGGCTGA
- a CDS encoding PEP-CTERM sorting domain-containing protein — MSRNLFKQMVIAAALSGICMSSQAGIIQALPPNDTVDLGGTGFGNVSSILSLKPRGDNTSASGSVGWSGSADVTTGNVSADGGNKNATYSFGQLGITDAANLLLIFNPNEPGAAATNGITLNAMTLTVYSMAGAILYSTSLNKPVVFPTTQTGNGNSGYGFVLDDAGISGVNGVLSATNRIGLSASLLNAQGSADNFFGIAIEGEGGGNEVPEPGSVALLGLGLAGMTALRRRSRKASA; from the coding sequence ATGAGCCGAAATCTATTCAAACAAATGGTAATCGCCGCAGCCCTGTCGGGTATTTGCATGTCGAGTCAGGCAGGCATTATTCAGGCCCTGCCGCCGAATGACACGGTGGACCTGGGCGGCACCGGCTTCGGCAATGTCAGTTCGATTCTGTCCTTGAAACCCAGGGGCGACAACACGAGCGCGTCCGGAAGCGTTGGCTGGTCCGGATCGGCTGACGTTACCACGGGTAACGTTTCCGCGGACGGTGGCAATAAGAATGCGACCTATTCATTCGGCCAACTCGGCATTACCGACGCGGCCAACCTGTTATTGATTTTCAATCCGAATGAACCTGGCGCCGCTGCTACCAATGGCATTACGCTCAACGCGATGACCCTGACGGTGTATTCGATGGCTGGCGCCATCCTTTATTCCACCAGCCTGAACAAACCGGTCGTCTTTCCGACGACCCAGACCGGCAACGGCAATTCCGGATATGGCTTCGTCCTGGACGACGCGGGTATCAGCGGCGTCAACGGGGTGCTCAGTGCCACCAACCGCATCGGCCTGTCGGCATCCCTGCTGAACGCGCAAGGCAGCGCCGACAACTTCTTCGGCATCGCGATCGAAGGCGAAGGCGGCGGTAACGAGGTGCCGGAACCCGGCAGTGTCGCGCTGCTGGGCCTGGGCCTGGCCGGCATGACGGCCTTGCGCCGCCGCAGCCGCAAGGCCTCGGCATAA
- a CDS encoding S8 family serine peptidase — protein MNFIHIPFVLRTLTLAVLGASAVSAAAAPANDDLLVKGRMLVEVRDGVTTDSLGKMIETPGHKRYKLGQSGIYIVDLPANASEKAVLARLKNNPHVKSAEQDRLVPSTLAVNDPYIGSAWHVGKIGANAAWDLAQGSGVTIAILDSGIDAAHPDLAPNLVGGYNVYDSNTNLADVCGHGTSVAGAAAAVSDNAIGVAGIAGRARIMPVRVAYKKTTDGGCYAAYSTVASGLIYAADNGARVANVSYGGVTTSSSVTSAANYMKSKGGLVFVSSGNTGTDQGFAPNSAMIVVGATDSNDNRASWSSYGSFVTLTAPGSGIWTTRMGNGYAAVNGTSYASPVAAGVAALMMAAAPTLSNSRIESLLASTAVDLGTAGRDNDFGYGRVDAAAAVKAALAAAPAVDGSAPSVAIQAPLGSSTVSGLVAVDAVASDNVGVTRVDLQVNGTTVASDTSAPYGFSWNSAGVPNGMANLVAVAFDAAGNAGRSASVAVNVANATTVPTAGKDTSAPVVSIVNPVAGAVSGNVKVSVSASDNLGAAALSQQLLVNGAVVAQGSGGTLSYTWNTRKLKPGAHTLQAIVRDAAGNVGSASVSVTIR, from the coding sequence ATGAACTTCATTCACATCCCCTTCGTGCTGCGCACCCTGACCCTCGCCGTGCTCGGCGCCAGCGCCGTTTCCGCCGCAGCCGCGCCAGCCAACGATGACCTGCTGGTCAAGGGCCGCATGCTGGTCGAAGTCCGCGACGGCGTCACGACCGATTCGCTCGGCAAGATGATCGAGACGCCTGGCCACAAGCGCTACAAGCTCGGCCAGAGCGGCATCTACATCGTCGACCTGCCGGCGAATGCCTCCGAAAAGGCCGTGCTGGCACGCCTGAAGAACAATCCGCACGTGAAATCGGCCGAGCAGGACCGCCTGGTGCCGAGCACGCTCGCGGTGAACGACCCCTACATCGGCAGCGCCTGGCACGTCGGCAAGATCGGCGCCAACGCCGCCTGGGACCTGGCCCAGGGCAGCGGCGTGACGATCGCGATCCTCGACTCGGGCATCGACGCCGCCCATCCGGACCTGGCGCCGAACCTCGTCGGCGGCTACAACGTGTACGATTCGAACACCAACCTGGCCGACGTCTGCGGCCACGGCACCTCGGTCGCGGGCGCCGCCGCCGCGGTCAGCGACAATGCTATCGGCGTGGCCGGGATCGCCGGACGCGCGCGCATCATGCCGGTGCGCGTCGCCTACAAGAAAACCACCGACGGCGGCTGCTATGCCGCCTACAGCACCGTCGCCAGCGGCCTGATCTACGCCGCCGACAACGGCGCCCGCGTCGCCAACGTCAGCTATGGCGGCGTGACCACCAGCTCCTCGGTGACCAGCGCGGCGAACTACATGAAGTCGAAGGGCGGCCTGGTGTTCGTTTCGTCCGGCAACACCGGCACCGACCAGGGCTTTGCCCCCAACAGCGCCATGATCGTGGTCGGCGCCACCGACAGCAACGACAACCGCGCCAGCTGGTCGAGCTACGGCAGCTTCGTGACCCTGACCGCGCCCGGCAGCGGCATCTGGACCACCCGCATGGGCAACGGCTACGCCGCCGTGAACGGCACCTCGTATGCGAGCCCGGTGGCAGCCGGCGTGGCCGCGCTGATGATGGCCGCCGCCCCGACCCTCAGCAACAGCCGCATCGAAAGCCTGCTGGCCTCGACGGCGGTCGATCTGGGCACGGCTGGCCGCGACAATGACTTCGGCTACGGCCGGGTCGACGCCGCCGCCGCGGTCAAGGCGGCGCTCGCCGCCGCCCCGGCCGTCGACGGCAGCGCGCCCAGCGTCGCCATCCAGGCTCCGCTCGGCAGCAGCACGGTGTCCGGCCTGGTGGCCGTCGATGCGGTTGCCAGCGACAATGTCGGCGTGACGCGTGTCGACCTGCAGGTCAACGGCACCACGGTGGCCAGCGACACCAGCGCGCCCTATGGCTTCAGCTGGAATTCGGCGGGCGTGCCGAACGGAATGGCCAACCTGGTGGCCGTCGCCTTCGACGCCGCGGGCAATGCGGGCCGTTCGGCCAGCGTGGCCGTCAACGTCGCCAACGCCACCACGGTGCCGACGGCGGGCAAGGACACCAGCGCGCCGGTCGTCAGCATCGTCAATCCGGTGGCCGGCGCGGTCTCGGGCAACGTCAAGGTCAGCGTGAGCGCCAGCGACAACCTGGGCGCCGCCGCGCTGTCCCAGCAGCTGCTGGTCAATGGCGCCGTGGTGGCGCAGGGCAGCGGCGGCACCCTGTCGTACACCTGGAATACGCGCAAGCTGAAACCGGGCGCCCATACGCTCCAGGCGATCGTGCGCGACGCCGCCGGCAACGTCGGCAGCGCCAGCGTGAGCGTGACGATCCGCTGA
- a CDS encoding metallophosphoesterase, protein MLIAQVTDLHLHADPGHPNLARFKRVLDHLLTLQPPPDLLVLSGDLADDGALESYRHLQGALARWPRPVRLALGNHDSRAHFQAVFGGVHAADGFVQSRSAFGALQVVVLDTLEEGRHGGAFCEARAGWLRQAVQDSEGAPLLVFLHHPPVDVGIPWIDPGPCQDWIARLDGALQGAQVAGICSGHVHLGGVFRWRGRQVVTCPSSSSDLSLGFASMMGGQPDGRPLVEQGEPAFALNRWEDGALATLFGRCPQRVLARWDAGTQPMVTSMLAEKKPA, encoded by the coding sequence ATGCTGATCGCCCAAGTCACCGACCTGCACCTGCACGCGGATCCCGGGCATCCCAACCTGGCGCGCTTCAAGCGCGTGCTCGATCACCTGCTCACGCTCCAGCCGCCGCCCGATCTGCTGGTCCTGAGCGGCGACCTGGCCGACGATGGCGCGCTGGAGAGCTACCGGCATTTGCAGGGCGCGCTGGCGCGCTGGCCGCGCCCGGTGCGTCTCGCGCTGGGCAACCACGACAGCCGCGCGCACTTTCAAGCCGTGTTCGGCGGGGTGCATGCCGCCGATGGTTTCGTGCAAAGCCGCAGCGCGTTCGGCGCCCTGCAGGTCGTCGTGCTCGACACCCTGGAAGAAGGCCGCCACGGCGGCGCCTTCTGCGAAGCGCGCGCCGGCTGGCTGCGCCAGGCCGTGCAAGACAGCGAGGGTGCGCCGCTGCTGGTCTTCCTGCACCATCCTCCGGTCGACGTCGGCATTCCGTGGATCGACCCGGGACCGTGCCAGGACTGGATCGCCCGTCTCGACGGCGCCCTGCAGGGAGCGCAGGTCGCGGGCATCTGCAGCGGCCACGTGCACCTGGGCGGCGTGTTCCGCTGGCGCGGGCGGCAGGTCGTGACTTGTCCGTCCTCGTCCTCGGACCTGAGCCTGGGCTTCGCGTCGATGATGGGAGGGCAGCCGGACGGCCGGCCGCTGGTGGAGCAGGGCGAGCCGGCTTTCGCGCTGAACCGCTGGGAAGACGGCGCCCTGGCGACGCTCTTCGGACGCTGTCCGCAGCGTGTGCTGGCGCGCTGGGATGCGGGCACCCAGCCCATGGTAACGAGCATGCTGGCCGAAAAAAAGCCGGCCTAG
- a CDS encoding ABC transporter ATP-binding protein — protein sequence MSERDPAHDAGQEVLRLDGLRKSYNVGKPTEVEVLHGIDLRLERRDFAALVGASGSGKSTLLNLIGLLDRPTAGELFLLGEPTSAMDDARRTALRGGTIGFVFQFHHLIQAFTALENVLMPLMAVGGKPTRAQADHARALLAQVGLAGMEARKPDQLSGGQQQRVAVARALVTRPALLLADEPTGNLDSKSAAEVFQLFRRFNREFGCAVLLVTHDPRLSEQCDRTITLVDGRIESDSIA from the coding sequence ATGTCTGAACGCGATCCCGCGCACGACGCCGGCCAGGAAGTGCTGCGCCTGGACGGCCTGCGCAAGAGCTACAACGTCGGCAAGCCGACCGAGGTCGAGGTGCTGCACGGTATCGACCTGCGCCTGGAGCGGCGCGACTTCGCCGCCCTGGTGGGCGCCTCGGGCTCCGGCAAGAGCACGCTGCTCAACCTGATCGGCCTGCTCGACCGGCCCACGGCGGGCGAGCTGTTCCTGCTGGGCGAGCCGACCAGCGCCATGGACGATGCCCGCCGCACCGCCCTGCGCGGCGGCACCATCGGCTTCGTGTTCCAGTTCCACCACCTGATCCAGGCCTTCACTGCGCTGGAAAACGTCCTGATGCCGCTGATGGCCGTGGGCGGCAAGCCGACCCGCGCCCAGGCCGATCACGCCCGCGCCCTGCTGGCGCAGGTGGGACTGGCGGGCATGGAAGCGCGCAAGCCCGACCAGCTGTCGGGCGGCCAGCAGCAGCGCGTGGCGGTGGCGCGCGCCCTGGTCACCCGTCCGGCCCTGCTGCTGGCGGACGAACCGACCGGCAACCTCGACAGCAAATCCGCCGCCGAAGTGTTCCAGCTGTTCCGCCGCTTCAACCGCGAGTTCGGTTGCGCGGTGCTCCTGGTGACGCACGATCCGCGCCTGTCGGAGCAATGCGACCGCACCATCACCCTGGTGGACGGCCGCATCGAGAGCGACAGCATCGCCTAG
- a CDS encoding ABC transporter permease, which produces MWLEWTIATRFLREGRAQSTLILVGIGVGVAVIVFLTALINGLQANIIDRTLGTQAHIKVQPTEEHNRILAPAAGTTQLVLESKRAQRLRSINNWQEVRDVLDNLPRITAVSPLISGPAFARRGDALESVALVGIDPPRYQRIIPIQQDIVEGAFRIGAGDAVIGRQLAKDLGMRVGDKLRLDGGQGRESVVNVAGIFELGVRELDARYVYLDMKQAQSLLDLPGAATVIDLTVDDIFAAREIAARTARLTGLKVESWMETNAQLVNALRSQSLSTRMISTFVALSVALGIASVLSVSVVQRTREIGILRAMGITRGQMLRVFLVQGALLGLAGSLLGGGAGYALVGAFNTFGPKLFTIPLDPALLAGAAALATVTGIVSAAVPARRAAALDPVEAIRHV; this is translated from the coding sequence ATGTGGCTCGAGTGGACCATCGCCACCCGGTTCCTGCGCGAAGGCCGGGCGCAGAGCACCCTGATCCTGGTGGGGATCGGCGTCGGCGTCGCCGTAATTGTGTTCCTGACCGCCCTGATCAACGGGCTGCAGGCCAACATCATCGACCGTACCCTGGGTACCCAGGCCCACATCAAGGTCCAGCCCACCGAGGAGCACAACCGGATACTGGCGCCGGCGGCCGGCACCACCCAGCTGGTACTGGAGAGCAAGCGCGCCCAGCGCCTGCGCTCGATCAACAACTGGCAGGAGGTGCGCGACGTGCTCGACAACCTGCCGCGCATCACGGCGGTCTCGCCCCTGATCTCGGGACCGGCCTTCGCGCGGCGCGGCGACGCGCTGGAATCGGTGGCGCTGGTGGGCATCGATCCGCCGCGCTACCAGCGCATCATCCCGATCCAGCAGGACATCGTGGAAGGGGCCTTTCGCATCGGCGCGGGCGACGCTGTGATCGGCCGGCAGCTGGCCAAGGATCTCGGGATGCGGGTCGGCGACAAGCTGCGGCTCGATGGCGGCCAGGGGCGCGAGAGCGTGGTAAACGTGGCCGGCATCTTCGAGCTGGGCGTGCGCGAGCTCGATGCGCGCTACGTCTACCTGGACATGAAGCAGGCCCAGTCGCTGCTCGACCTGCCGGGCGCCGCCACCGTGATCGACCTGACCGTGGACGACATCTTCGCGGCGCGCGAGATCGCCGCGCGCACCGCCCGCCTGACCGGCCTGAAAGTGGAGAGCTGGATGGAGACCAATGCACAGCTGGTGAACGCGCTGCGCTCGCAAAGCCTGTCGACCCGGATGATCAGCACCTTCGTGGCCCTGAGCGTGGCCCTCGGCATCGCCAGCGTGCTGTCGGTCAGCGTGGTCCAGCGCACCCGCGAGATCGGCATCCTGCGCGCGATGGGGATCACCCGCGGGCAGATGCTGCGCGTGTTCCTGGTGCAGGGCGCGCTGCTCGGGCTGGCCGGTTCGCTGCTGGGCGGCGGCGCCGGCTACGCCCTGGTGGGCGCCTTCAATACCTTCGGGCCGAAGCTGTTCACCATCCCGCTCGATCCCGCGCTGCTGGCGGGCGCGGCGGCGCTGGCGACCGTGACCGGGATCGTGTCGGCGGCGGTGCCGGCGCGGCGCGCGGCGGCCCTCGATCCGGTGGAGGCGATTCGCCATGTCTGA
- a CDS encoding efflux RND transporter periplasmic adaptor subunit — protein sequence MKRRRLLMIASVLILAALAWWLLHGMRGPALAAYQLRERPMVQTVVATGRVAAVSRAQVGSPLTAVVLERRVREGDAVRPGDVLAVLRADDLEAAVREAEAELAQLQQSTRPQAQASLREAEARLAQASREAARRRDLFQRQMITREAMEQAQQAETVARIAAEQARLAARALVPGNPGEQAARARLANARAQLAKTTIRAEVAGTVLTRNAEPGDLVQPGRILFEIARAGDTEILVPVDEKNLEVLAVGQGAVCVADAYPLQPFGARVDFIAPAVDPQRGTVDLRLAVDPAPAFLRQDMTVSVNVETGRRASAIVVPNDALLAVQGRQAETWVVADGRAERRRIQLGLRGLVQTEVTAGLRAGDWVLADPPATLRAGDRVRPAPAAMPADSATRRELPARLD from the coding sequence GTGAAACGACGCCGACTGCTCATGATTGCCTCCGTCCTGATCCTGGCCGCGCTGGCCTGGTGGCTGCTGCACGGCATGCGCGGCCCGGCGCTGGCCGCCTACCAGTTGCGCGAGCGGCCCATGGTGCAGACCGTGGTGGCCACCGGCCGGGTGGCGGCGGTATCGCGCGCCCAGGTCGGCAGTCCGCTGACCGCGGTGGTGCTCGAGCGGCGCGTGCGCGAAGGCGACGCGGTGCGGCCGGGCGACGTGCTGGCGGTCCTGCGCGCCGACGACCTCGAGGCGGCGGTGCGCGAAGCCGAGGCCGAGCTGGCCCAGCTGCAGCAGTCGACCCGGCCGCAGGCCCAGGCCAGCCTGCGCGAAGCCGAGGCGCGGCTGGCCCAGGCAAGCCGCGAAGCGGCGCGCCGGCGCGACCTGTTCCAGCGCCAGATGATCACGCGCGAGGCCATGGAACAGGCGCAACAGGCCGAGACCGTGGCCCGCATCGCGGCCGAGCAGGCGCGCCTGGCGGCGCGCGCGCTGGTGCCGGGCAATCCCGGCGAACAGGCGGCGCGCGCGCGGCTCGCCAATGCCAGGGCCCAGTTGGCCAAGACCACGATCCGCGCCGAAGTCGCCGGCACCGTCCTGACCCGCAACGCCGAGCCGGGCGACCTGGTGCAGCCGGGCCGCATCCTGTTCGAGATCGCGCGCGCGGGCGACACCGAGATCCTGGTGCCGGTGGACGAGAAGAACCTCGAAGTGCTGGCCGTCGGCCAGGGCGCCGTCTGCGTCGCCGACGCCTATCCGCTGCAGCCCTTCGGGGCCCGGGTCGATTTCATCGCCCCGGCCGTCGATCCCCAGCGCGGCACCGTGGACCTGCGCCTCGCGGTCGATCCGGCGCCGGCCTTCCTGCGCCAGGACATGACGGTCTCGGTGAACGTCGAAACCGGCCGGCGCGCCAGCGCCATCGTGGTGCCGAACGACGCCCTGCTGGCGGTGCAGGGCCGGCAGGCCGAGACCTGGGTGGTGGCGGACGGCCGGGCCGAGCGGCGCCGCATCCAGCTCGGCCTGCGCGGCCTGGTCCAGACCGAAGTCACGGCCGGCCTGCGCGCCGGCGACTGGGTGCTGGCCGATCCGCCCGCCACGCTGCGCGCCGGCGACCGGGTACGCCCGGCGCCGGCCGCGATGCCGGCCGACTCGGCCACCCGCAGGGAACTGCCGGCCAGGCTGGACTGA
- a CDS encoding fasciclin domain-containing protein, whose amino-acid sequence MTLQGFFKYGLVVFAFAGTLAGCGSSDDDEDMAPVAMQKNIADVAREQGFSALLAASSKAGIATTLADPNAQLTVFAPTDQAFGDLATRLGFASATAMVEALPASALQNILNYHVLTSRKASGDLAAGGATQQTAYTYAGAPSRLNFDFSSGVKITDAALTSATVTTANVGASNGVIHVVDKVLVPPGVLNIVQMAQANPVFSSLVSAVVASNLQGTLAGAGPFTVFAPTNTAFAAAPQGLTAAQLRTVLTYHVVSGQVLSTQIPFGAPVATVAGQNIVISAGTPPTIRDTTAVPARITAVDVRASNGVIHVVDKVLIPTL is encoded by the coding sequence ATGACACTGCAAGGTTTCTTCAAATACGGGCTGGTGGTCTTTGCCTTCGCGGGCACCCTGGCCGGATGCGGCAGCAGCGACGACGACGAGGACATGGCGCCGGTCGCGATGCAGAAGAACATCGCCGACGTCGCGCGCGAGCAGGGCTTCAGCGCGCTGCTGGCGGCATCGAGCAAGGCCGGCATCGCCACCACGCTGGCCGACCCGAATGCCCAGCTGACCGTGTTTGCGCCGACCGACCAGGCATTCGGCGACCTGGCCACCCGGCTCGGCTTCGCCAGCGCGACGGCGATGGTCGAGGCACTGCCGGCCAGCGCCCTGCAGAACATCCTGAACTACCACGTGCTGACCAGCCGCAAGGCTTCCGGTGACCTGGCCGCGGGCGGCGCCACCCAGCAGACCGCCTACACCTATGCCGGCGCGCCGAGCCGCCTGAACTTCGACTTCAGCAGCGGCGTGAAGATCACCGACGCCGCCCTGACCAGCGCCACCGTCACCACCGCCAACGTCGGCGCCAGCAACGGCGTGATCCACGTGGTCGACAAGGTGCTGGTGCCGCCCGGCGTGCTGAACATCGTGCAGATGGCCCAGGCCAATCCAGTCTTCAGCTCGCTCGTCAGCGCCGTGGTGGCGAGCAACCTGCAGGGCACGCTGGCCGGCGCCGGCCCGTTCACGGTGTTCGCGCCGACGAACACGGCGTTTGCCGCCGCGCCGCAAGGCTTGACTGCGGCCCAGCTGCGCACCGTCCTGACCTATCACGTGGTGTCGGGCCAGGTGCTCTCCACGCAGATTCCTTTCGGCGCACCGGTGGCGACGGTGGCCGGCCAGAACATCGTGATCTCGGCCGGCACCCCGCCGACCATCCGCGACACCACCGCGGTCCCGGCGCGCATCACCGCGGTCGACGTCAGGGCCAGCAACGGCGTGATCCACGTGGTCGACAAGGTCTTGATCCCCACCCTGTAA
- a CDS encoding response regulator transcription factor: MRILLAEDDSSLGDTIQAWLRLDGHAVDWARRGDSARTALATHHYDCVLLDRGLPGLAGDALLASLRAAGDTVPVILITAFNALSDRVEGLDLGADDYLVKPFELEEMSARIRAAVRRGASQASNLMAHAGIALDLETRQASLHGQPVALTAREYHVLLALLQRKNGIVTRAQIEESLYGWGEEVESNAIEVYIHNLRKKFGSDSIVTVRGLGYRLKESA; encoded by the coding sequence ATGCGCATCCTGCTGGCCGAAGACGACAGTTCGCTCGGCGACACCATCCAGGCCTGGCTGCGGCTCGACGGGCACGCGGTCGACTGGGCGCGGCGCGGCGACTCGGCGCGCACCGCGCTGGCGACCCACCATTACGATTGCGTGCTGCTCGACCGCGGGCTGCCCGGCCTCGCGGGCGACGCGCTGCTGGCCAGCCTGCGCGCGGCCGGCGACACCGTGCCGGTGATCCTGATCACCGCCTTCAATGCGCTGTCCGACCGGGTCGAGGGCCTGGACCTCGGCGCCGACGACTACCTGGTCAAGCCCTTCGAGCTGGAGGAGATGTCGGCGCGCATCCGGGCGGCGGTGCGGCGCGGCGCCAGCCAGGCCAGCAACCTGATGGCGCACGCCGGGATCGCGCTCGACCTGGAGACCCGCCAGGCCAGCCTGCACGGCCAGCCGGTGGCGCTGACGGCGCGCGAATACCACGTGCTGCTCGCGCTCCTGCAGCGCAAGAACGGCATCGTCACCCGCGCCCAGATCGAGGAAAGCCTGTACGGCTGGGGCGAGGAAGTCGAGAGCAACGCCATCGAGGTCTACATCCACAACCTGCGCAAGAAGTTCGGCAGCGACAGCATCGTCACCGTGCGCGGCCTGGGCTACCGGCTCAAAGAAAGTGCATAA
- a CDS encoding ATP-binding protein — MHKPAEPWSLRRRLLAAILAASTVLWLAGLGTLTAIAWQETGEVFDDALEESAYMLMAATTDLDARGLLAPLPPMEGGGVRRVDMQYQVVAGGQVVQRSAGAPARPFVEGFDEEHGFIDLRVDAEAWRVFVVRDGARRFEVQVGQRAGKRFEILEDLAEALWLPALGILLLLALLCWWLTGRVLAPLRRTAASIAAKTPGELAPVALDGQPRELLPIVGALNEVLGRLDQALQAERRFTADAAHELRTPLAGLHMHVQLLQRQHPGLAESFHKLRQDIGRLTALVDSLLALARLDPLARAQLASQAVALQPLFDGMQAEFAAEAARRGIALRFQASIAAVGADPQMLEIVLRNLVANALRYCPAGSRIEVKALRHAGRDRIAVRDDGPGVDAASLRRLGERFFRVLGQEEGGNGLGLSIVRRIAELHGAQLAFGPGLAGRGLGVTLDWPPS, encoded by the coding sequence GTGCATAAGCCTGCCGAACCCTGGTCGCTGCGGCGGCGCCTGCTGGCCGCCATCCTGGCCGCCAGCACGGTGCTGTGGCTGGCCGGCCTCGGGACCTTGACCGCGATCGCCTGGCAGGAGACCGGCGAAGTGTTCGACGACGCACTGGAAGAGTCGGCGTACATGCTGATGGCCGCCACCACCGACCTCGATGCGCGCGGCCTGCTGGCGCCCTTGCCGCCGATGGAAGGGGGCGGGGTGCGCCGGGTCGACATGCAATACCAGGTGGTGGCCGGCGGGCAGGTAGTCCAGCGCAGCGCCGGCGCCCCGGCGCGTCCCTTCGTGGAGGGCTTCGACGAGGAACACGGTTTTATCGACCTGCGGGTGGATGCCGAAGCCTGGCGCGTGTTCGTGGTGCGCGACGGGGCGCGGCGTTTCGAGGTGCAGGTCGGCCAGCGCGCCGGCAAGCGCTTCGAGATCCTGGAAGACCTGGCGGAAGCCCTGTGGCTGCCGGCGCTCGGCATCCTGCTGCTGCTGGCGCTGCTGTGCTGGTGGCTGACCGGGCGCGTGCTGGCGCCGCTGCGCCGCACCGCCGCCAGCATCGCCGCCAAGACCCCGGGCGAGCTGGCGCCGGTGGCGCTCGACGGCCAGCCGCGCGAACTGCTGCCGATCGTGGGCGCGCTGAACGAAGTGCTGGGACGCCTGGACCAGGCCTTGCAGGCCGAGCGGCGCTTCACGGCCGACGCGGCCCACGAGCTGCGCACGCCGCTGGCGGGCCTGCACATGCACGTGCAGCTGCTGCAGCGCCAGCATCCCGGCCTGGCCGAGTCCTTCCACAAGCTGCGCCAGGACATCGGGCGCCTGACCGCGCTGGTGGACAGCCTGCTGGCTCTGGCGCGCCTCGATCCGCTGGCGCGTGCCCAGCTGGCGAGCCAGGCGGTGGCGCTGCAGCCGCTGTTCGACGGCATGCAGGCCGAGTTCGCGGCCGAGGCGGCGCGGCGCGGCATCGCGCTGCGCTTCCAGGCCAGCATCGCGGCGGTCGGCGCCGACCCGCAGATGCTGGAGATCGTGCTGCGCAACCTGGTCGCCAACGCGCTGCGCTATTGCCCGGCCGGCAGCCGCATCGAGGTGAAAGCGCTGCGCCATGCGGGCCGCGACCGGATCGCCGTGCGCGACGACGGCCCCGGCGTCGATGCGGCCAGCCTGCGGCGCCTGGGCGAGCGCTTCTTCCGGGTGCTCGGGCAAGAGGAGGGCGGCAACGGCCTCGGCCTGTCGATCGTGCGGCGCATCGCCGAGCTGCATGGCGCCCAACTGGCGTTCGGACCGGGCCTGGCGGGGCGGGGGCTGGGTGTGACGCTCGACTGGCCGCCGTCTTAA
- a CDS encoding YgiW/YdeI family stress tolerance OB fold protein, translating to MKRIVQISAITTLLAASAFAVGQPAGYTGPSSVPLMSAKALLDKGKDDQHARLQGKLLSHKGGDDYEFADASGKITVEIEPELFPAGVSIDHNTVVELSGEFDKETFGESSFEVKQIKVVGK from the coding sequence ATGAAACGTATTGTCCAGATTTCCGCCATCACCACCCTCTTGGCCGCATCGGCCTTCGCCGTCGGCCAGCCGGCCGGCTACACCGGGCCGTCGAGCGTTCCCTTGATGAGCGCCAAGGCCCTGCTCGACAAGGGCAAGGACGACCAGCATGCGCGCCTGCAGGGCAAGCTGCTCAGCCACAAGGGCGGGGACGATTATGAATTCGCCGACGCCAGCGGCAAGATCACCGTTGAGATCGAGCCCGAGCTGTTCCCGGCAGGCGTGAGCATCGACCACAACACCGTGGTCGAGCTGAGCGGCGAATTCGACAAGGAGACCTTCGGCGAATCGAGCTTCGAGGTCAAACAGATCAAAGTAGTGGGCAAGTAA